The following are encoded together in the Janthinobacterium sp. Marseille genome:
- the ftsX gene encoding permease-like cell division protein FtsX, translating to MNSWLRHHGFALGDAFRHLFKTPGNFLLNVLVVSIALALPFAGMTLLENVRPVSEQLAVEPEISIFMAMDTSRERATAIAPEIRRIAQEAKHPVKLEFIPREKALSTLKNKTGLDDAISTLGVNPLPDAYVVKMTGFQNDGDAKKIKAIVEKLQAINGVEYVQMDSAWVERLAALLQVMRLILIFLATTLGVVVVAVVFNTIRLQVMTQREEIEVSRLVGATDSFICRPFYYTGALLGLIAGGVALIAVALALNPLNAAIADFARLYASEFRLAPLDLLPTLILLAASAFLGLLGALLSVQRHLARLH from the coding sequence ATGAATAGCTGGCTCAGACATCATGGCTTCGCGCTGGGCGATGCCTTCCGTCACTTGTTCAAGACCCCCGGCAACTTCCTGCTGAACGTATTGGTGGTATCAATTGCATTGGCGCTGCCCTTCGCCGGCATGACGCTACTGGAAAACGTACGCCCGGTATCGGAACAACTGGCAGTAGAACCGGAAATCAGCATCTTCATGGCGATGGATACCTCGCGTGAACGGGCGACTGCCATTGCGCCGGAAATCCGCCGCATCGCGCAGGAAGCCAAACACCCGGTCAAACTGGAATTCATCCCGCGCGAGAAAGCACTCAGCACGCTGAAGAATAAAACCGGGCTGGACGATGCGATTTCTACGCTGGGGGTCAACCCCTTGCCGGATGCTTATGTGGTCAAGATGACCGGCTTCCAGAATGACGGCGATGCCAAGAAAATCAAAGCTATCGTCGAAAAGCTGCAAGCCATCAACGGGGTCGAATATGTACAAATGGATTCGGCCTGGGTTGAACGGCTGGCGGCCTTGCTGCAAGTCATGCGCCTGATCCTGATTTTCCTCGCCACCACGCTCGGCGTCGTCGTGGTTGCCGTCGTCTTCAATACGATACGCCTGCAAGTCATGACGCAGCGTGAAGAAATCGAAGTCTCGCGCCTGGTCGGTGCCACCGATTCCTTCATTTGCCGGCCTTTCTATTACACCGGCGCCCTGCTCGGCCTGATCGCCGGTGGCGTCGCCCTGATTGCAGTCGCACTGGCCTTGAATCCGCTGAACGCGGCAATCGCCGATTTCGCCCGCCTCTATGCATCCGAGTTCCGCCTGGCACCGCTGGATCTACTGCCGACACTGATATTGTTGGCCGCCAGCGCCTTCCTCGGTTTGCTGGGTGCGCTGCTTTCCGTACAGAGGCATTTGGCCCGACTGCATTAA
- the ftsY gene encoding signal recognition particle-docking protein FtsY, with amino-acid sequence MFSFFKKKPQEPAPAPQTSTVPVSEELTATIPAPSPEAAAAEVQAEIVPAVTPAEQKQSWMARLKVGLSKTSTNLTTLFVGAKIDDDLYEELESALLMSDAGVDATQFLLDALKRKVKNEKLTEAAQVKTALRSLLLEMLTPLQKPLVLGQHQPLVMMITGVNGAGKTTTIGKLAKHLQAHNQSVLLAAGDTFRAAAREQLTVWGQRNNVTVIAQESGDPAAVAFDAVHSAQARGTNVVMVDTAGRLPTQLHLMEELKKVKRVMAKGMASAPHEILLIIDGNTGQNALTQVKAFDDALGLTGLVVTKLDGTAKGGVLAAIARARPIPVYFIGVGEQIEDLQPFNAQEFVEALLG; translated from the coding sequence ATGTTTAGTTTCTTCAAGAAAAAACCGCAAGAACCCGCGCCCGCGCCGCAAACGTCGACCGTTCCCGTGAGCGAAGAGCTGACCGCGACCATTCCAGCACCGTCGCCGGAAGCCGCTGCCGCCGAAGTACAGGCTGAAATCGTTCCGGCCGTCACCCCGGCCGAGCAAAAGCAATCGTGGATGGCACGCCTCAAGGTCGGCCTGTCGAAAACCTCGACCAACCTGACCACCCTCTTCGTTGGCGCCAAGATAGACGACGATCTGTACGAAGAGCTGGAATCGGCGCTGCTGATGTCAGATGCCGGCGTCGATGCCACTCAATTCCTGCTGGATGCACTGAAACGCAAGGTCAAGAATGAAAAACTGACCGAAGCGGCACAGGTGAAAACCGCCCTGCGCAGCCTGCTGCTGGAAATGCTCACGCCTTTGCAAAAACCGCTGGTATTGGGTCAGCACCAGCCGCTGGTCATGATGATTACCGGCGTCAACGGTGCCGGCAAGACCACCACCATAGGCAAACTGGCCAAGCATTTGCAGGCACACAATCAATCGGTACTGCTGGCCGCCGGCGATACCTTCCGTGCTGCCGCCCGTGAACAATTGACGGTCTGGGGCCAGCGCAACAACGTGACAGTGATCGCACAGGAATCCGGCGATCCGGCCGCAGTGGCTTTCGACGCCGTGCATTCAGCACAGGCACGCGGCACCAATGTCGTGATGGTCGATACCGCCGGCCGCCTGCCAACCCAGCTGCACCTGATGGAAGAGCTGAAGAAGGTCAAGCGCGTGATGGCCAAAGGCATGGCGAGTGCCCCGCATGAAATCCTGCTCATCATAGACGGCAACACCGGACAAAACGCTCTGACCCAGGTCAAAGCCTTCGACGATGCACTCGGCCTGACCGGCCTGGTCGTCACCAAGCTCGACGGCACCGCCAAAGGCGGCGTACTAGCGGCAATTGCACGCGCGCGGCCGATCCCGGTCTACTTCATCGGCGTCGGTGAACAGATCGAAGATTTACAACCGTTTAATGCACAGGAATTTGTAGAAGCGCTATTGGGCTAA
- a CDS encoding pitrilysin family protein, producing the protein MKLSIRTLLLAASVVLTPLWANAAQTEEFTLKNGMKIIVNEDHRAPTVAHMVWYRVGSVDERNGVTGVAHALEHMMFKGTKKLKPGEFSKRVAQLGGRENAFTSKDYTAYFQQIEKSKLEAVMALEADRMANLVFDKNEFAKEIRVVMEERRLRTDDQPTSKLYEALAATTYAVHPYRNPIIGWMDDLQNMTVNDVKEWHDTWYAPNNATMVVSGDVEPKKVFALAQKYFGSYPAKTLTRTRPQNEPPQEGVKRVTVKAPAENPYVVLAFKVPALRDIAKDDDAYALDVLSAVLDGYDNARLSAKLVRTDRVANDVGASYSGIARGPVLFILDGTPAQGTTTEQLEKLLRAEVARIANEGVSEAELKRVKTQLIAAQIYKRDSVFGQAMEIGVMEMSGFSYKDTDRVIEKLRAVTPQQVQAVAQKYFGDDALTVGTLVPLPLSEKKIEAAPAGLRH; encoded by the coding sequence ATGAAATTGAGTATCAGAACATTGCTGTTGGCGGCTTCCGTCGTTTTGACCCCCTTGTGGGCCAATGCCGCACAAACTGAAGAGTTCACGCTGAAAAATGGCATGAAGATCATCGTTAATGAAGATCACCGGGCGCCGACTGTCGCCCATATGGTCTGGTACCGCGTCGGCTCGGTCGACGAGCGCAATGGCGTGACTGGCGTGGCCCATGCGCTGGAACACATGATGTTCAAGGGGACCAAGAAGCTGAAACCGGGCGAATTCAGTAAACGCGTCGCCCAGCTTGGCGGCCGGGAAAATGCCTTCACCAGCAAGGATTACACCGCTTACTTCCAGCAAATCGAGAAATCCAAGCTGGAAGCCGTGATGGCGCTGGAAGCGGACCGCATGGCCAACCTGGTATTCGACAAGAATGAGTTTGCGAAGGAAATCCGCGTTGTGATGGAAGAGCGCCGCCTGCGCACCGATGACCAGCCGACTTCCAAATTGTATGAAGCACTCGCAGCCACGACTTATGCGGTGCATCCTTATCGCAATCCCATCATCGGCTGGATGGATGATTTGCAGAATATGACGGTCAATGATGTGAAGGAGTGGCACGACACCTGGTATGCACCGAATAATGCAACGATGGTGGTGTCCGGCGACGTCGAGCCGAAGAAAGTGTTTGCGCTGGCGCAGAAATATTTCGGTTCCTATCCGGCGAAAACCCTGACACGTACCCGCCCGCAAAACGAACCGCCACAAGAAGGCGTCAAGCGCGTGACAGTGAAGGCACCGGCGGAAAATCCATATGTGGTGCTGGCGTTCAAGGTGCCGGCCTTGCGTGATATCGCCAAGGACGACGATGCGTATGCACTGGATGTACTGTCTGCAGTCCTCGACGGCTATGACAATGCACGCCTGAGCGCGAAGCTGGTGCGTACCGACCGCGTTGCCAACGATGTGGGCGCGTCATACTCCGGCATTGCGCGTGGCCCGGTCTTATTCATACTGGATGGCACACCGGCACAAGGCACGACTACCGAGCAACTGGAAAAACTGTTGCGTGCCGAAGTTGCGCGCATCGCCAATGAAGGTGTGTCCGAAGCCGAATTGAAGCGCGTCAAAACCCAGCTGATCGCAGCGCAGATTTATAAGCGCGATTCCGTATTCGGCCAGGCAATGGAGATCGGCGTGATGGAAATGTCCGGCTTCTCGTATAAGGATACCGACCGCGTGATCGAGAAACTGCGTGCAGTCACGCCGCAACAGGTGCAAGCGGTGGCGCAGAAATATTTCGGTGACGATGCATTAACGGTAGGCACCCTGGTGCCCTTGCCGCTGAGCGAAAAAAAAATCGAGGCAGCGCCTGCCGGTTTGCGTCATTAA
- a CDS encoding pitrilysin family protein has product MLKIISSVVLCVACNASYAALQIQSWTLSNGARVLFVENHTIPMLDVSVDFDAGSRRDPAGKSGTAALTGAMLARGIHAAPTGNEGALSEAQISDAFADTAAQRGGRFDDDRAGATLRTLVTERETAVSLLARVLAYPSFPEEFLQRDKARTISAIKESLTKPEAIAGKAFSKRLYGSHPYGQQADVASIEAIKREDLLAFHAKYYVANRAVVALIGDVTRAEADQIAQQLTQRLPQGEALPPLPPVTIAPGEEERISHQASQAHILIGMPGMARHDPDHFALTVGNYVLGGGGFVSRLMQQVREQRGLSYGVSSYFIPMAQPGPFQISLQTKKEQADQALQVVRSTVADYLRDGPTPAELKAAKDNLIGGFALRIDSNKKILENIAAIGFYDLPLDYLDTWTDKVSKVTAAEVKAAFQRKIQLDKLATVVVGAAEK; this is encoded by the coding sequence ATGTTAAAAATAATTAGCAGCGTCGTGCTGTGTGTCGCTTGCAATGCCTCATATGCGGCATTGCAGATTCAATCGTGGACCTTGAGCAATGGTGCACGCGTACTCTTTGTCGAAAACCATACGATACCGATGCTGGATGTCAGCGTGGATTTCGATGCCGGTTCGCGCCGTGATCCCGCCGGTAAATCCGGTACCGCGGCATTGACGGGGGCAATGCTGGCACGTGGCATACATGCGGCACCGACAGGTAATGAAGGTGCATTGAGCGAGGCGCAAATTTCGGATGCCTTTGCCGATACCGCGGCACAACGTGGTGGCCGCTTCGACGATGATCGCGCCGGTGCGACCTTGCGTACGCTGGTGACAGAGCGTGAGACGGCAGTATCGCTGCTGGCGCGCGTGCTTGCTTATCCAAGCTTCCCGGAAGAATTCCTGCAGCGCGACAAGGCTCGCACGATTTCTGCAATCAAGGAAAGCCTGACCAAGCCGGAAGCCATCGCCGGCAAGGCATTCAGCAAACGCCTGTATGGCAGCCATCCCTACGGACAACAAGCGGATGTGGCGTCGATAGAAGCGATCAAGCGTGAGGATTTGCTGGCCTTCCATGCCAAATACTATGTCGCCAATCGTGCCGTAGTGGCGCTGATAGGTGATGTGACACGTGCCGAAGCCGACCAGATCGCGCAGCAATTGACGCAACGCCTGCCGCAGGGTGAGGCCTTGCCGCCATTGCCACCGGTGACGATCGCGCCGGGCGAGGAAGAGCGGATTTCACACCAGGCGAGCCAGGCGCATATCCTGATCGGCATGCCGGGTATGGCGCGCCATGATCCTGATCATTTTGCGTTGACGGTTGGTAACTATGTATTGGGTGGTGGCGGCTTTGTTTCGCGCCTGATGCAACAGGTGCGTGAGCAACGCGGCCTGTCATATGGTGTCAGCAGTTACTTCATCCCGATGGCGCAGCCCGGCCCGTTCCAGATTTCCTTGCAAACCAAGAAAGAGCAGGCTGACCAGGCCCTGCAGGTAGTGCGTTCCACGGTTGCCGATTATTTGCGTGACGGCCCGACCCCGGCTGAACTGAAAGCGGCGAAAGATAATCTGATCGGCGGTTTCGCCTTGCGTATCGATAGCAATAAAAAGATCCTGGAAAACATCGCAGCGATAGGTTTCTACGATTTACCACTGGATTACCTCGATACCTGGACCGACAAGGTAAGCAAGGTGACGGCGGCAGAGGTTAAAGCGGCCTTCCAGCGCAAGATCCAACTGGATAAACTGGCAACAGTAGTGGTCGGTGCCGCCGAAAAATAA
- a CDS encoding ATP-binding cassette domain-containing protein: MIEFHQVSKKYTQNVTALSDISLSVGKGELVFLAGPSGAGKSTLLKLIAAMERPSEGSVIVSGHDISRIKTSGLPYLRRNLGLIFQQQRLLADRSVLANVMLPLIVCGASRPDAERRARAALDKVGLLDMASSGPLTLSGGEQQRVAIARAIVNRPQIILADEPTANLDRAAANKVLDALKAFHSVGVTCLISTHDEQFLDTATRVIYLDHGRIIESWRRTATQEPA; encoded by the coding sequence ATGATTGAATTCCACCAGGTATCAAAGAAATACACACAAAACGTCACTGCGCTGTCCGACATCAGCCTGTCGGTCGGCAAAGGTGAACTGGTCTTCCTCGCCGGTCCGTCCGGCGCCGGCAAATCCACGCTGCTGAAACTGATCGCCGCGATGGAACGCCCGAGCGAAGGCTCGGTCATTGTCAGCGGACACGACATCAGCCGCATCAAGACTTCCGGCCTGCCTTACCTGCGCCGTAATCTCGGTTTGATTTTCCAGCAACAGCGTTTGCTGGCAGACCGCAGCGTGCTGGCCAATGTCATGCTGCCGCTGATTGTCTGTGGCGCTTCGCGTCCCGACGCCGAGCGACGTGCGCGTGCCGCACTGGATAAAGTCGGCTTGCTGGATATGGCAAGCTCCGGACCGCTTACGCTGTCCGGCGGCGAACAGCAGCGCGTGGCAATCGCCCGCGCCATCGTCAACCGCCCGCAAATCATCCTGGCCGATGAACCTACCGCCAACCTGGATCGCGCTGCCGCGAACAAAGTACTGGATGCGCTGAAGGCCTTCCACTCGGTCGGCGTCACCTGCCTGATTTCCACCCACGATGAACAATTCCTCGATACCGCGACCCGCGTGATTTATCTCGACCATGGCCGAATTATTGAAAGTTGGCGCAGAACAGCAACACAGGAGCCCGCATGA